A genomic stretch from Pseudomonas alkylphenolica includes:
- a CDS encoding HNH endonuclease yields MSKYTAMPSLTDLHATYAIDAASPSGLSRIKASRGRNGKAGPVVSIGSDGYYRMKFNGQFYRTHRVIYYMHTGIDPAELVVDHIDSDCLNNKVENLRSCTFQENLWNAKGKPKRSGLPKGIKKLRNGDYRVSVTAGGKLFESDLKNFKAATYCIRTIRKRYHGEFARN; encoded by the coding sequence ATGTCCAAATACACCGCAATGCCATCCCTGACCGATCTCCACGCCACCTACGCGATTGACGCAGCAAGCCCCTCAGGCTTGTCCCGGATTAAGGCGAGCCGTGGTCGTAATGGTAAAGCAGGGCCAGTCGTAAGTATTGGCAGCGATGGCTACTACCGCATGAAGTTCAACGGCCAGTTCTACCGGACCCATCGAGTTATCTATTACATGCATACCGGCATCGACCCGGCTGAGCTTGTTGTGGATCACATTGACAGTGATTGTTTGAATAACAAAGTCGAGAACCTCCGCTCTTGCACTTTTCAAGAGAATCTCTGGAATGCCAAAGGTAAGCCGAAGCGCTCAGGGCTTCCGAAGGGAATTAAAAAGTTGAGGAACGGTGACTACCGTGTCTCGGTCACGGCTGGTGGCAAACTCTTTGAGTCGGACCTAAAGAACTTTAAGGCGGCGACCTACTGCATACGGACGATCCGCAAGCGGTATCACGGAGAGTTCGCAAGGAACTGA
- a CDS encoding tyrosine-type recombinase/integrase: MIINPRSQTGTNLLQTRLAKPYHYRRSGRYYLRLRPQGTTTGFFTLSLRTTDKATAMTISQEILQTLKAFHFDNPEATWEELRERLIDIAESCLTMAHGDGSLVAYEMIHDEQHVALREASAKLPLSVNQQRAISKALEILEAAQERLEGRPGKLVEIVRDLKGENCGTPVTLSPSLSVLPSEGLTFKALSALYIEERKDHVEANTMRDVKSSCKVIAEILGDLDLKSHTREDMKNLREKLLEDRKPSTVKKLLTRLSTVMDWAVNNDYISKSLDKGLKPTKGADSAREAFSQDQVKALMAHAKTLPVDAWQRWALSLGVITGTRIEELRQLTKADVKQVTGVWVIDINRNNGKTAKTKNALRVIPLTDGAYDFDLRAFLEFVQAADSRLFSLGAGRFSELLNGMIRDVLGVKADRTQTFHSLRHSLAGTLKAAEIPVGTAESILGHASGSISYDLYGAGSAVEVERMAEALTTAFGLA; the protein is encoded by the coding sequence ATGATCATCAATCCACGCTCCCAAACTGGGACAAACCTGTTACAAACTCGCCTCGCCAAGCCGTACCACTATCGCCGATCTGGTCGCTATTACCTTCGCCTTCGCCCTCAAGGCACCACTACGGGCTTCTTTACGCTATCGCTCAGGACCACCGACAAGGCCACCGCAATGACCATCTCCCAAGAAATCCTCCAGACCCTCAAGGCCTTCCACTTCGACAACCCTGAGGCCACTTGGGAAGAACTTCGTGAGCGCCTGATAGACATCGCTGAGAGTTGCCTGACGATGGCCCACGGGGATGGCTCATTGGTCGCCTACGAGATGATCCATGATGAACAGCATGTTGCCCTTCGTGAGGCCAGCGCCAAGCTCCCTTTGAGCGTCAATCAGCAACGGGCGATCAGTAAGGCCTTGGAGATCCTTGAGGCTGCTCAGGAGCGCTTGGAGGGCAGACCGGGGAAGCTGGTCGAGATCGTAAGGGACCTCAAGGGTGAAAATTGTGGCACGCCAGTGACCCTTTCTCCGTCCCTATCTGTATTACCGTCCGAAGGGCTGACCTTTAAGGCCCTTTCTGCGTTGTACATAGAGGAACGCAAGGACCACGTTGAGGCCAACACCATGCGAGACGTGAAATCGTCTTGTAAGGTCATCGCGGAGATTCTCGGTGACTTGGACCTGAAGTCCCACACGCGCGAAGACATGAAGAACCTTCGGGAAAAGCTACTTGAGGACCGTAAGCCTTCGACTGTGAAGAAGCTACTGACCCGGCTATCGACTGTCATGGACTGGGCAGTGAATAACGACTACATCAGCAAGAGCCTCGATAAGGGCCTGAAGCCAACAAAGGGCGCTGATAGCGCTCGTGAGGCGTTCTCTCAGGATCAGGTGAAGGCGCTCATGGCTCACGCCAAGACGCTCCCTGTAGACGCATGGCAACGCTGGGCATTGTCCCTTGGGGTCATCACTGGGACCCGTATCGAGGAACTCAGACAGTTGACGAAGGCCGATGTTAAACAGGTCACTGGCGTATGGGTGATCGACATCAACAGGAATAATGGCAAGACAGCTAAGACCAAGAATGCGCTTCGTGTCATTCCCTTGACCGATGGCGCTTATGACTTTGACTTGAGGGCATTTCTTGAGTTTGTCCAAGCGGCTGATTCTCGCCTGTTCAGCTTGGGCGCTGGGCGGTTCTCCGAACTGCTCAATGGGATGATCCGTGATGTCTTGGGCGTGAAGGCTGACCGGACGCAAACCTTCCATTCGCTACGGCATTCCTTAGCGGGAACCTTGAAGGCTGCTGAGATTCCTGTGGGCACCGCTGAGTCCATCTTGGGGCACGCTTCGGGGTCGATCAGTTATGACTTGTATGGGGCTGGTAGTGCGGTTGAGGTGGAGCGTATGGCTGAGGCGCTCACAACGGCTTTCGGTCTGGCGTGA